The proteins below are encoded in one region of Campylobacter helveticus:
- the leuS gene encoding leucine--tRNA ligase, translated as MAYEASAIEQKWQKIWQENEAFEPKDDFTLPKKYILSMFPYPSGRIHMGHVRNYTIGDALARYYRKMGFNVLHPIGFDSFGMPAENAAIKHKIHPKTWTYENIAYMKKELFSLGFSFSKKRILATSDPIYTKFEQEFFIKMFEKGLIYTKEARVNWCENDKTVLANEQVEDGKCWRCGHEVTQKVMPGYYVKITAYAQELLDELESLKGKWPTQVLTMQENWIGRSEGLEFSLKLDEESAKKTNETSFEVFTTRADTIYGVSYVALAAEHKIVQNLLSKKLLDEKIITQIKAMQNQSPKERQSAEKEGCFLGIYALHPLTKEKIPVWVANFVLADYGSGAVMAVPAHDERDFDFAKKYNLTIKQVIEAINLPHTQKEGKLLESAEFIGLECDEARVKIIEHFEKEGLGKRVVNYKIRDWGVSRQRYWGAPVPMVKCEECGIVPQKLENLPILLPEDVEITGEGNPLDKHPTWRECKCPKCGRKAQKESDTLDTFFESSWYYARFASDEKTWEEVGIDKKSVKYWLGVDEYIGGIEHAILHLLYARFFQKALRDLGYLEGDEPFCRLLTQGMVLKDGAKMSKSKGNVVNPDDIIKKYGADTARLFILFAAPPAKELEWNDDALEGAYRFIVRLYDRALKLESGVLETISHESLNKEEKYARLKVYEALKKSQEVYTQSFAFNTLIAACMEALNALSVCKNSALEREAFYIILNILEPIIPHICFELSEKLFHFENFKELELKPEVFVKESLNLGVSINGKKRAEIEVAASLNKEEIISLAKEKVAKWLEGKSVIKEIYVQNSLVNLVVK; from the coding sequence ATGGCTTATGAGGCAAGTGCTATAGAGCAAAAATGGCAAAAAATTTGGCAAGAAAATGAAGCATTTGAGCCAAAAGATGATTTTACTTTGCCTAAAAAATATATACTTTCTATGTTTCCTTACCCAAGCGGACGCATTCATATGGGGCATGTGAGAAATTACACCATAGGCGATGCGTTAGCTAGATATTATAGAAAAATGGGCTTTAATGTTTTGCATCCAATAGGATTTGATAGCTTTGGTATGCCTGCTGAAAATGCTGCGATTAAGCACAAAATTCATCCTAAAACTTGGACTTATGAAAATATAGCTTATATGAAAAAAGAGCTTTTTTCTTTGGGGTTTTCTTTTTCTAAAAAGAGAATTTTAGCAACTTCGGACCCGATTTATACAAAATTTGAGCAAGAATTTTTCATCAAGATGTTTGAAAAAGGCTTGATTTATACTAAAGAGGCTAGGGTTAATTGGTGTGAAAACGATAAGACCGTTTTGGCTAATGAGCAGGTTGAGGATGGGAAGTGTTGGCGTTGCGGACACGAGGTTACGCAAAAGGTAATGCCCGGCTATTATGTCAAAATTACAGCTTACGCACAAGAGCTTTTGGATGAGCTTGAGAGCTTGAAGGGTAAGTGGCCTACACAAGTTTTAACAATGCAAGAAAATTGGATAGGGCGAAGCGAAGGCTTGGAATTTAGCTTAAAGCTTGATGAAGAAAGTGCGAAAAAAACAAATGAAACAAGTTTTGAGGTTTTTACCACAAGAGCTGATACAATTTATGGTGTTTCTTATGTGGCTTTAGCGGCTGAGCATAAAATAGTGCAAAATTTACTTAGCAAAAAGCTCTTAGATGAAAAAATTATCACACAAATTAAAGCAATGCAAAATCAAAGCCCAAAAGAAAGGCAAAGCGCTGAAAAAGAGGGTTGTTTTTTAGGAATTTATGCTTTGCACCCTTTAACAAAAGAAAAAATTCCTGTGTGGGTGGCAAATTTCGTTTTGGCTGATTATGGAAGTGGGGCTGTAATGGCTGTGCCTGCACACGATGAGAGGGATTTTGATTTTGCAAAAAAATACAATTTAACCATAAAGCAGGTTATAGAAGCGATAAATTTACCTCACACGCAAAAAGAAGGTAAGCTCTTAGAAAGTGCTGAATTTATTGGCTTAGAGTGTGATGAAGCACGGGTTAAAATTATAGAGCATTTTGAAAAAGAGGGTTTGGGTAAAAGGGTTGTTAATTATAAAATTCGCGATTGGGGTGTTTCAAGGCAGAGGTATTGGGGCGCTCCTGTGCCTATGGTAAAATGTGAAGAGTGTGGCATCGTGCCTCAAAAATTAGAAAATTTACCTATTTTGCTACCTGAAGATGTTGAGATTACGGGCGAGGGGAATCCTTTGGATAAGCATCCAACTTGGAGAGAGTGCAAGTGTCCTAAGTGTGGAAGAAAAGCACAAAAAGAAAGTGATACTTTGGATACTTTTTTCGAAAGTTCTTGGTATTATGCGCGTTTTGCAAGTGATGAGAAAACTTGGGAGGAAGTTGGCATCGATAAGAAAAGTGTGAAATATTGGCTAGGGGTTGATGAGTATATCGGTGGGATTGAACACGCCATTTTGCATTTACTTTATGCGAGGTTTTTTCAAAAAGCTTTAAGAGACCTTGGTTATTTGGAGGGCGATGAGCCTTTTTGTCGGCTTTTGACACAGGGTATGGTTTTAAAAGATGGTGCGAAAATGAGTAAATCAAAAGGCAATGTCGTCAATCCCGATGATATCATTAAAAAATATGGAGCGGACACAGCTAGACTCTTTATACTTTTTGCTGCACCACCTGCTAAGGAACTTGAGTGGAATGATGACGCGTTAGAGGGGGCTTACCGCTTTATCGTGCGTCTTTATGATAGAGCTTTGAAACTAGAAAGCGGAGTATTGGAGACAATTTCGCACGAGAGTTTAAATAAAGAGGAAAAATATGCGAGATTAAAAGTTTATGAAGCTTTGAAAAAATCTCAAGAAGTTTATACGCAAAGTTTCGCTTTTAATACCTTAATCGCTGCTTGTATGGAGGCGTTAAATGCGCTTAGCGTATGTAAAAATAGTGCTTTAGAAAGGGAGGCTTTTTATATTATCTTAAATATTTTAGAGCCTATTATCCCTCATATTTGTTTTGAGCTGAGTGAAAAATTATTTCATTTTGAAAATTTTAAAGAATTAGAATTAAAGCCTGAAGTTTTTGTAAAAGAGAGCTTAAATTTGGGTGTGAGTATTAATGGTAAAAAACGCGCTGAAATTGAAGTTGCAGCTTCTTTGAACAAGGAAGAGATTATTAGCCTAGCAAAAGAAAAAGTTGCAAAATGGCTTGAGGGGAAAAGCGTCATAAAAGAAATTTATGTGCAAAATTCCCTTGTTAATTTGGTGGTAAAATGA
- a CDS encoding Mur ligase family protein has product MSLSEFLAKKGEFYSKIDPFVAFRILEKYQKYFKMPPIIHIVGTNGKGSTGRFLAQLLEALGYNVGHYSSPHIFEFKERFYLNGGLVDEDLLEKTHQKLSLILQEDLEKLSYFEYATFLAALLFEKCDFIIFEAGLGGEYDATSVFKKRLSIFTQIDYDHEQFLGNRLEQIARTKLKVMAKKALISNNQDEIVLKMARKTAILKGVDLDILQDLSFDLQKELRHYKAQFIIPLFLEQNLKLALRACEILLTKTQTIKALKNLGKLNLRGRCEKISEKLYIDVGHNVLAARALCEYFKGEKLEIVYNSFLDKKIFEILKILKPISAKIMVFKCENEARALANEQIFDLCEKLNIKCEEFKELDKDKKTLVFGSFILVEKFLKDYGA; this is encoded by the coding sequence ATGAGCTTGAGTGAATTTTTAGCAAAAAAGGGTGAATTTTATAGTAAAATAGACCCCTTTGTCGCTTTTAGAATTTTGGAAAAATATCAAAAATATTTTAAAATGCCACCCATTATTCACATTGTCGGCACTAATGGCAAGGGTAGCACAGGGCGTTTCTTAGCTCAGCTTTTAGAGGCTTTGGGCTATAATGTGGGGCATTATAGTAGTCCGCATATTTTCGAATTTAAAGAAAGATTTTATCTTAATGGCGGTTTGGTTGATGAGGATTTACTCGAAAAAACGCATCAAAAATTAAGTCTTATTTTGCAAGAGGATTTGGAAAAATTAAGTTATTTCGAATACGCCACTTTTTTAGCTGCTTTGCTTTTTGAAAAATGCGATTTTATCATTTTTGAAGCGGGACTTGGTGGAGAGTATGATGCAACTTCTGTTTTTAAGAAGCGTTTAAGTATTTTTACGCAAATTGATTATGATCACGAGCAGTTTTTAGGAAATCGTTTGGAGCAAATTGCAAGAACAAAATTGAAAGTTATGGCAAAAAAGGCTTTGATAAGCAATAATCAAGACGAAATTGTTCTTAAAATGGCACGAAAAACTGCCATTTTAAAAGGTGTGGATTTGGATATTTTGCAGGATTTAAGTTTTGATTTGCAAAAGGAATTACGGCATTATAAAGCTCAATTTATCATTCCACTTTTTTTAGAGCAAAATCTCAAACTTGCCTTAAGAGCTTGTGAAATTTTACTCACAAAAACGCAAACAATCAAAGCTTTAAAAAATTTGGGCAAATTAAATTTAAGAGGGCGTTGCGAAAAAATCAGCGAAAAGCTCTATATCGATGTGGGGCATAATGTCTTAGCAGCTAGAGCTTTGTGTGAATATTTTAAAGGCGAAAAATTGGAAATTGTTTATAATAGCTTTTTAGATAAAAAAATTTTTGAAATTTTAAAAATATTAAAGCCTATCAGTGCTAAAATTATGGTTTTTAAATGTGAAAATGAAGCTAGAGCTTTGGCAAATGAGCAAATTTTTGACCTTTGCGAAAAGCTTAATATAAAATGTGAAGAATTTAAAGAGCTTGATAAAGATAAAAAAACTCTTGTTTTTGGCTCTTTTATCTTAGTGGAAAAGTTTTTAAAGGATTATGGTGCTTAA
- the yajC gene encoding preprotein translocase subunit YajC codes for MAENSILTSLLPLIVLFAIFYFLVIRPQQKQAKAHKQMLESLQKGDKIITNGGLICEVIKPEEDFIKVKLNEENITAKISREFVAKKIDA; via the coding sequence ATGGCAGAAAATTCAATCTTAACTTCATTGTTACCTCTAATCGTTCTTTTTGCGATTTTTTATTTTTTGGTAATAAGACCACAGCAAAAACAAGCAAAAGCACATAAGCAAATGCTTGAGTCTCTACAAAAAGGCGATAAAATCATCACTAATGGAGGACTAATTTGCGAGGTGATAAAACCCGAGGAGGATTTTATCAAAGTTAAGCTTAATGAAGAAAACATTACGGCAAAAATTTCACGAGAATTTGTAGCAAAGAAAATTGATGCGTAA
- the lptE gene encoding LPS assembly lipoprotein LptE — protein MKIVLNFFIAVFIVACGYVPTSKLADNIFDEKVYVNVELSPQDPKNSIFVADTLKEMVISKLGRKLALKHEADDIINVGMNNLEFIPLIYDKNGYVIKYKAKLNLNFHVVFKDGSEENFSTSGSYNFDISPNSIISDSARQMAIREASKEAFDEFISVIAIRGSKHNDKYQ, from the coding sequence ATGAAAATTGTTTTAAATTTTTTTATCGCTGTTTTTATCGTTGCTTGTGGGTATGTGCCGACATCAAAACTCGCGGATAATATTTTTGATGAAAAAGTTTATGTGAATGTTGAATTAAGCCCACAGGACCCTAAAAATAGCATTTTTGTCGCAGATACTTTAAAAGAAATGGTAATTTCTAAGCTTGGCAGAAAACTAGCGTTAAAGCACGAGGCTGATGACATTATTAATGTGGGAATGAATAATTTAGAATTTATCCCACTCATTTATGATAAAAATGGCTATGTGATAAAGTATAAAGCAAAGCTTAATCTAAATTTCCATGTGGTTTTTAAAGATGGTAGTGAAGAGAATTTTAGCACAAGCGGAAGTTATAATTTTGACATTTCTCCAAATAGCATTATAAGCGATAGTGCAAGGCAAATGGCTATAAGAGAAGCTTCAAAAGAGGCTTTTGATGAATTTATTTCAGTGATTGCGATTAGAGGTTCTAAACATAATGATAAATATCAATGA
- the secF gene encoding protein translocase subunit SecF: MQFFSEKKIYDFMKMRFAAISLSFVLFFGSIYLLFERGLQFGIDFSGGTLVQLRYENAAPIPQIREILTQSNQFQNLSVTEFGSAEEITIRFLGSNENLGNDMGAYIVSLLKDTGKFELRRVDVVGPKVGDELRNKGLMAIAISLIAILIYIAFRFEWRFAIAAIISEIHDVVITLGAICLFKIDVNLDTLAAILTVLGYSLNDTIIIFDRIRDGIKTSKKSELAPIINESVSATLSRTILTSGLTIATVVILYFFGGSMIEGFSLALLVGLVAGTFSSVFVASPTLMWFKFSVEHFRAKELEKLKRKQDKERNRAMYEKGTI; this comes from the coding sequence ATGCAATTTTTTAGTGAAAAAAAGATTTATGATTTTATGAAAATGCGTTTTGCTGCAATTTCTCTTTCTTTTGTTCTATTTTTTGGCTCAATTTATTTGCTTTTTGAAAGGGGTTTGCAATTTGGCATTGATTTTAGCGGTGGCACTTTGGTGCAACTTCGTTATGAAAATGCCGCTCCCATTCCACAAATTAGAGAAATTTTAACCCAAAGCAATCAGTTTCAAAATTTAAGCGTTACGGAATTTGGAAGTGCTGAAGAAATCACTATAAGATTTTTAGGGAGTAATGAGAATTTGGGTAATGATATGGGCGCTTATATCGTCTCTCTTTTGAAGGATACAGGAAAATTTGAGTTAAGGCGTGTTGATGTCGTGGGTCCTAAGGTGGGTGATGAGCTTAGAAATAAGGGCTTAATGGCGATTGCCATTTCTCTTATTGCGATACTTATTTATATCGCTTTTCGTTTTGAGTGGCGTTTTGCCATTGCGGCGATTATTAGCGAGATACACGATGTTGTAATTACGCTTGGGGCGATTTGTTTATTTAAAATCGATGTGAATTTAGACACACTTGCGGCGATTTTAACCGTGCTTGGTTACTCGCTTAACGATACGATTATTATTTTTGACAGGATTAGAGACGGCATTAAGACAAGTAAGAAAAGTGAGCTTGCACCTATCATTAATGAAAGCGTTTCTGCTACGCTTTCACGCACTATTTTAACTTCTGGGCTTACCATAGCCACAGTTGTTATTTTATACTTTTTCGGTGGCTCGATGATAGAGGGCTTTTCTTTGGCATTGCTTGTAGGTTTGGTAGCTGGGACATTTAGTTCTGTGTTTGTAGCGAGTCCTACTTTAATGTGGTTTAAATTTAGCGTGGAGCATTTTAGGGCTAAAGAATTGGAAAAATTGAAAAGAAAGCAAGATAAAGAAAGAAACCGTGCAATGTATGAAAAAGGGACGATTTAA
- a CDS encoding apolipoprotein N-acyltransferase, which yields MKLRLNFLPYFFPFYKKFNPNSTIFKIIKTFFCAFLLSNPIYLSFFENIFLETLSPFLAIWGLILLLKTKNAKGYFWVGFLMGLFWFWWVGLSAIYFNLSYLVPLIALIMGLVYGILFRICFIFKYDFLRLCAIFSLCFIHPLGFDWLEWGIYTSYGFFDSSFRGIICLFLIAYFIYEGYISRYYKIGIILILFFVGFHYKEKSASTLPFSYKLINTDISQAQKYMQENLIVNSNALLKEISKAILEKKELVILPESAFAFNLQGTKYEEFLKELSHKIIIITGAFYAKEGKIYNSAYVFRQGKSYVFNKHFLVPFGEEIPFFKNFVKKYFLPNIEEFSRGPVQSQYKLDNALITNAICYEATKEQNYKNSQIIIALSNNAWFNHSSEYKLQKLLIQFYANKYGVSVYHATNGKENALILPKKRLDLRWLEEFKKWKEKLFKS from the coding sequence ATGAAGTTAAGATTGAATTTTCTGCCATATTTTTTTCCTTTTTATAAAAAATTTAACCCTAATTCTACCATTTTTAAAATAATAAAAACTTTTTTTTGTGCTTTTTTACTTTCAAATCCTATCTACTTGTCTTTTTTTGAAAATATTTTTTTAGAAACCTTAAGCCCTTTTTTAGCCATTTGGGGACTTATCTTACTTTTAAAAACCAAAAATGCAAAAGGCTATTTTTGGGTTGGTTTTTTAATGGGACTTTTTTGGTTTTGGTGGGTAGGACTTTCGGCGATTTATTTTAATTTAAGCTATCTAGTGCCACTCATCGCACTTATAATGGGTCTTGTTTATGGGATACTTTTTAGAATTTGCTTCATCTTTAAATATGATTTTTTAAGACTTTGTGCGATTTTTTCCCTTTGTTTTATCCATCCGCTAGGTTTTGACTGGCTTGAATGGGGAATTTATACCTCTTATGGCTTTTTTGATAGCTCTTTTCGTGGCATTATTTGCCTTTTTCTTATCGCTTACTTTATTTATGAGGGGTATATTTCAAGATACTATAAAATAGGCATTATCTTAATCTTATTTTTTGTAGGATTTCATTATAAGGAAAAAAGTGCCTCCACTCTGCCTTTTTCTTACAAACTTATCAACACAGATATTTCACAAGCACAAAAATATATGCAAGAAAATCTTATTGTCAATTCCAACGCCCTTTTAAAAGAAATTTCTAAAGCAATTTTAGAAAAAAAAGAACTTGTTATCTTACCAGAAAGTGCTTTCGCTTTTAATCTACAAGGCACAAAATACGAAGAATTTTTAAAAGAATTATCGCACAAAATCATCATCATCACAGGGGCTTTTTATGCAAAAGAGGGCAAAATTTACAACAGCGCCTATGTCTTTAGGCAAGGCAAAAGCTATGTTTTCAACAAGCATTTTCTCGTGCCTTTTGGCGAAGAAATCCCATTTTTTAAAAATTTCGTAAAAAAATACTTTTTACCTAACATAGAAGAATTTTCAAGAGGTCCCGTGCAAAGTCAATATAAGCTTGATAATGCCTTAATCACAAATGCCATTTGTTACGAAGCGACCAAAGAGCAAAATTATAAAAACTCACAAATTATCATCGCTCTTTCCAACAATGCGTGGTTTAATCACTCAAGCGAATATAAGCTCCAAAAACTTCTCATACAATTTTACGCAAATAAATATGGTGTCAGCGTTTATCACGCAACTAATGGCAAAGAAAATGCACTTATTTTACCAAAGAAAAGGCTGGATTTAAGATGGCTTGAGGAATTTAAAAAATGGAAGGAAAAATTATTTAAAAGCTAA
- the cmoA gene encoding carboxy-S-adenosyl-L-methionine synthase CmoA encodes MKDELFKQNPKKQFEFDASVASVFDDMIERSVPFYKENLELGVKILSRLLKKDARLCDLGCSSANFLLKFFELRKDVKLSGVDNSKAMIELAKHKAKAFGAEVEFYEQTLDSWEFNQNDAFVANYTLQFIRPPKREDLLRKIYMNLDENGVFLMSEKILYEEPFLAKNIIEIYAEYKQAQGYSLFEIAAKREALENVLVPYTEKENLNLLEKVGFKRVQSIFKWANFETFLAFK; translated from the coding sequence ATGAAAGATGAACTTTTTAAACAAAATCCTAAAAAGCAGTTTGAATTTGATGCAAGTGTTGCGAGTGTTTTTGACGATATGATAGAACGCTCAGTGCCTTTTTATAAGGAAAATTTAGAACTTGGTGTAAAAATTTTAAGTCGCTTATTGAAAAAGGATGCGAGGCTTTGTGATTTGGGTTGTTCGAGTGCGAATTTTTTACTGAAATTTTTTGAGTTAAGAAAAGATGTAAAATTAAGTGGAGTGGATAATTCTAAGGCGATGATAGAGCTTGCAAAGCATAAGGCTAAAGCCTTTGGAGCGGAAGTGGAATTTTATGAACAGACTTTGGATTCTTGGGAATTTAATCAAAATGATGCCTTTGTGGCAAATTATACTTTGCAGTTCATTAGACCCCCTAAAAGAGAGGATTTACTGCGTAAAATTTATATGAATTTAGACGAAAATGGCGTATTTTTGATGAGTGAAAAAATCCTCTACGAAGAGCCTTTTTTAGCGAAAAATATTATAGAAATTTATGCAGAATACAAACAAGCACAAGGGTATTCTCTTTTTGAAATTGCCGCAAAAAGAGAGGCTTTGGAAAATGTGCTTGTGCCTTATACGGAAAAAGAAAATTTAAATTTGCTTGAAAAGGTGGGTTTTAAAAGGGTGCAAAGCATTTTTAAATGGGCGAATTTTGAAACTTTTTTAGCTTTTAAATAA
- a CDS encoding bifunctional riboflavin kinase/FAD synthetase, whose protein sequence is MNFSIILEKASVKTLAIGCFDGIHLGHLELIKKLDKNGALLIIDKFKGEVLSDERQKQELSKRAIFTLEFEKIRHLSARDFLEFLKKEFVNLEHIVVGYDFTFGRNKEAVAYDIEKLSKIKTSVVPEFKLEELSVHTSLIKEFLSLGAVEKARRFLGRIYSIKARLVKGQGLGKRELFATLNLENLNYFLPKNGVYASLIKVQEKGFKSVSFLGFRSTDLAFSIETHIIEEFKNAVQVGEEMELFFVKFLRENEKFSDLKALKAQISQDIGQAKEILNNER, encoded by the coding sequence ATGAATTTTTCTATTATTTTAGAAAAAGCTAGCGTCAAAACCCTTGCCATAGGCTGTTTTGACGGCATTCACTTGGGGCATTTGGAGTTGATTAAAAAGCTAGATAAAAATGGCGCTTTGTTGATAATTGATAAATTTAAAGGGGAGGTTTTAAGTGATGAAAGGCAAAAGCAAGAATTAAGCAAAAGAGCTATTTTTACACTTGAATTTGAAAAAATTCGCCATTTGAGCGCACGAGATTTTCTAGAGTTTTTAAAAAAAGAATTTGTCAATTTAGAGCATATTGTTGTGGGTTATGACTTTACTTTTGGTAGAAATAAGGAAGCTGTGGCTTATGATATTGAAAAATTAAGCAAGATAAAAACGAGCGTAGTGCCAGAATTTAAGCTTGAGGAACTTAGTGTGCATACAAGTTTGATTAAAGAGTTTTTATCGCTTGGGGCTGTGGAAAAGGCTCGGCGTTTTTTAGGACGCATTTATAGCATTAAAGCTAGGCTTGTGAAAGGGCAGGGGCTTGGAAAAAGGGAGCTTTTTGCCACACTCAATTTGGAGAATTTAAATTATTTTTTGCCTAAAAATGGCGTTTATGCGAGTTTGATAAAGGTACAAGAAAAAGGCTTTAAAAGTGTAAGTTTTTTAGGCTTTAGAAGCACAGATTTGGCTTTTAGTATAGAAACGCACATCATTGAAGAGTTTAAAAACGCGGTGCAAGTCGGTGAAGAAATGGAGCTTTTTTTTGTGAAATTTTTAAGAGAAAACGAAAAATTTAGCGATTTAAAAGCCCTTAAAGCACAAATCAGTCAAGATATAGGACAAGCAAAGGAAATTTTAAACAATGAAAGATGA
- the tlyA gene encoding 23S rRNA (cytidine-2'-O)-methyltransferase TlyA encodes MRYDVFVSKRLKISRNKALELIENKEVALNGAFLKPSFELNGENERLNLELLGDIYVSRAAIKLKGFLEKLPLKFEGLNCLDIGSSTGGFVQILLQNGVKSVVALDVGQNQLHTSLRQDTRVKSLEGLDLREFESDEKFDLITCDVSFISLLNLLFYIDKFAKKDIILLFKPQFEVGKEAKRDKKGVLKDEKSVKKARDGFEKACFAYAWILEKCELSSLKGKEGNDEFFYYFRKS; translated from the coding sequence ATGAGGTATGATGTTTTTGTTTCCAAACGCCTTAAAATCAGCAGAAACAAGGCTTTAGAATTAATAGAAAATAAAGAAGTTGCGTTAAATGGAGCTTTTTTAAAACCCTCTTTTGAGCTTAATGGGGAAAATGAAAGACTAAATTTAGAGCTTTTGGGTGATATTTATGTCAGTAGAGCGGCGATAAAGCTTAAGGGTTTTTTAGAAAAACTCCCCCTTAAATTTGAGGGCTTAAATTGCCTTGATATAGGTTCTAGCACGGGAGGATTTGTGCAAATTTTATTGCAAAATGGTGTTAAGAGTGTTGTTGCGCTTGATGTGGGTCAAAATCAACTTCATACAAGTTTAAGGCAGGATACGAGGGTAAAAAGCCTTGAGGGGCTAGATTTAAGAGAGTTTGAAAGTGATGAGAAATTTGATTTAATCACCTGTGATGTGAGTTTTATCTCACTTTTGAATTTGCTTTTTTATATTGATAAATTTGCCAAAAAAGATATTATTTTGCTTTTTAAACCACAATTTGAAGTAGGAAAAGAAGCAAAACGCGATAAAAAAGGCGTTTTAAAAGATGAAAAGAGTGTTAAAAAAGCAAGAGATGGTTTTGAAAAGGCTTGTTTTGCCTATGCTTGGATTTTGGAAAAATGTGAGCTTTCAAGCCTTAAGGGAAAGGAGGGGAATGATGAATTTTTCTATTATTTTAGAAAAAGCTAG
- the secD gene encoding protein translocase subunit SecD, translated as MRNVKITYRLIVFIAVFIFGIAFSLPSFLQSERGAKINLGLDLQGGLYMLLGVDNEEAVKSKIKSVASSLNYSINKENILIDQLVVKDDSLEFSLLDEGDMTKMQALLDEIKGLKVQKENLHFNVSFTNEELKNIENFALLQAVETIRNRLDEFGLAEPTVAKQGEDKILVELAGIKTKEDELRAKERITKAAHLQLMEVDDSKMSMASSMSEAEAASYGLVLVSDSHNEAMKYTLKSIPILDGSMLTDARVGFSDTSTYPVINFTLNSEGAKKFADYTGANVGKRLAIVLDNKVYSAPSINERIGGGSGQISGAFTQEEARDVAVALRSGALLAPVKLLEQRSIGPSLGADSIKMSMIALIGASIFIIVFMMLYYGVAGIFANIAMLVNVLVVVAVMAMFGATLTLPGMAGLVLTVGMAVDANVIINERIRELLRDGAKIRASVENGYKNAMSAIIDANITSLVTSIALYAYGTGAVKGFAVTLGIGIVVSMITAIWGTHGMFDYFMNRIEKSNNTRFWFGYKRKN; from the coding sequence ATGCGTAATGTGAAAATCACCTATCGTTTAATTGTTTTTATCGCGGTTTTTATTTTTGGCATAGCATTTTCGCTGCCTTCTTTTTTGCAATCTGAGCGTGGTGCTAAGATAAATTTAGGACTTGATTTGCAAGGTGGGCTTTATATGCTTTTGGGTGTGGATAATGAGGAAGCTGTAAAATCTAAAATCAAATCTGTCGCCTCTTCGCTTAATTATTCTATTAATAAAGAAAATATTTTAATCGACCAACTTGTTGTTAAAGATGACAGCTTGGAATTTAGCCTCTTAGATGAGGGCGATATGACAAAAATGCAAGCCTTGCTTGATGAAATTAAAGGCTTAAAAGTCCAAAAAGAAAATTTGCATTTTAATGTTTCTTTTACAAATGAAGAGCTTAAAAATATTGAAAATTTCGCCCTTTTGCAAGCGGTTGAAACCATAAGAAACCGCCTTGATGAATTCGGGTTAGCAGAGCCTACTGTGGCTAAACAAGGAGAGGATAAAATTCTCGTTGAGTTAGCTGGGATTAAGACTAAAGAAGATGAGCTGAGAGCTAAAGAAAGAATCACAAAGGCGGCGCATTTGCAACTTATGGAGGTCGATGATTCTAAGATGTCTATGGCTTCTAGTATGAGCGAGGCTGAGGCGGCTAGTTATGGGCTTGTTTTGGTGAGCGATTCTCATAATGAAGCTATGAAATACACGCTAAAAAGTATCCCGATTTTAGATGGGTCTATGCTAACAGACGCTAGGGTGGGTTTTAGTGATACTAGCACCTATCCTGTGATAAATTTCACTTTAAATAGTGAGGGGGCAAAGAAATTTGCTGATTATACAGGGGCAAATGTAGGCAAACGCCTTGCCATCGTACTTGATAATAAGGTCTATTCCGCTCCCTCTATTAACGAACGCATAGGCGGAGGAAGCGGACAAATTAGTGGAGCATTTACGCAAGAAGAGGCTCGTGATGTCGCTGTGGCATTAAGAAGTGGTGCATTATTAGCTCCCGTGAAGCTTTTGGAGCAAAGAAGCATAGGGCCATCTTTAGGGGCTGATAGCATTAAAATGAGTATGATTGCTCTCATTGGTGCTTCAATTTTCATCATAGTTTTTATGATGCTTTATTATGGCGTGGCTGGAATTTTTGCAAATATCGCTATGCTTGTAAATGTTCTTGTTGTTGTCGCTGTAATGGCAATGTTTGGTGCGACCTTAACCCTCCCTGGTATGGCAGGACTTGTCTTAACGGTGGGTATGGCTGTCGATGCGAATGTGATTATTAATGAGAGGATAAGAGAGCTTTTGCGTGATGGGGCAAAAATTCGTGCGAGTGTGGAAAATGGCTATAAGAATGCGATGAGTGCAATTATCGATGCAAATATTACCTCTTTAGTTACCTCCATAGCTCTTTATGCTTACGGCACAGGTGCGGTGAAGGGCTTTGCTGTAACGCTTGGTATAGGTATTGTTGTAAGTATGATAACTGCAATTTGGGGAACGCACGGAATGTTTGATTATTTTATGAACCGTATTGAAAAAAGCAATAATACAAGATTTTGGTTTGGTTATAAAAGGAAAAATTAA